The Macaca mulatta isolate MMU2019108-1 chromosome X, T2T-MMU8v2.0, whole genome shotgun sequence DNA window GTGCCGGGTTTGGGTCCTTgcttatattttcaaatgaactCCAGCTTACAGGGAAGGCTGATCAAATGCTTGACTGGACTATCTTTATCCCATTCATGCTATTTTCCCTACATTGATACTTCTTATTTGTTGTTTGGGCAGTTAAGCTCTTTCCCGTAGTTTGTGTTTCCTTAAGTCACAGCATGACAGCACGACTGCTCACTAGGTTCCCCTTCCACTCAGTCACCCACAGAAATGCTGTATCAAATGTGTGAGCTTCCGCTTCCAATCTTCACATCAATCCacccctttcctctttcttcctataATTCACCGGTGTCAGTCCCCTTGCCCCCTCACTCTTCACTCCCCACAAGCAAGTcagatttcattgttgaccctgTTTTACTAATGGCCCTCTTTGATTTCTGAATTTACAAAGGGAAAACACATATTCCAGGGTAAAATATCCCAATGgatttggtttctcaaaaggacTTGTCTAATTACACACATATGCAAGGGTAACTTCAGAAATTTATTCGTAGGTCTTAATTCACAGAAACATTGGCACTTTACAGCAAAACAATTAGCATAATGAGAAATAAGTCACTGAGTGAGATATGGTGTTTTGGACCAGCTACACAGCTCTGTCTCTGCAAAGAAACAGGGTTCTGCCAAGACTCTTTGGTTTGGCAAGTGTTGTTCTGGACTTGTAGGAACATTTGGCGGCACCATCCAGAGGGATTTACTTGCAACtgattttgtggggtttttcttGGTCTCCTTGTGCAGTAAGCACAGCTTCAACTATTTTCATAACGTTTCTCTTCAACTATTTTCGTAACATTTTTCTAACAATctggaaaaacagaaagtaacaaaTCCCAGTGAGGGGACTTCTTGGTTCTACATCCTTTCTCTGTGGATCCCAAGCGGGGCTCTGGAGGTGACCTTCCCCCTTTCCCATCTGCACCACTCAGGGAAGATCTGGCTACTATCCTGTCCTGAACCCATTTCCCTCTTGACCAAGGATTCCTCTTTAAATGGTGGAATAATCTATGTGGCTATGTGTTGGGCCCTCTGGGGTGGTTCTTTCCCACTTCGGATGGGTTCaagaaaattttgatttttggcATTTATCCAGCTTTTGTTTCATGGTTTGACTGAGAGTGCCATCCTTTACTGGTTTTTACATATGAAGGAGAAGGGGTGTTTATGAGATGTTTCAAAGTTCACATgaaacatttaacaaaaatgGCCATAGATTGAGTTTCAAGGCATAACATAATAAATTCCTGTGGGTTGCAGTCCCAGAGTATGTTCTCTTGTCCACATCCTTAGGGACTGGAAATCAATTGAAAAGGAAAGCAATGGGAAAGTCAGCACCTGCTCTGAAATTCAGCAATACACttatagaaaaaaatgctaaaaataccaaGACTTGGGACCCAGAAGAGAGAACAATGAATGGTAGcctatattaatattaacaagAATATTAATATGCCAATCTCTTGAGGAAATAAGCGTTATCTGACTTCTACTAATGGCTGCCAATGCTCTGTATGACTTGATGTTAGGGACAAGGAACATAGATTAATCTTAGCTTTGGATTCATATCCCTAAAAGACCATGATTACAAACACTGCAAACAAAAACATCAGGTAAAGAATCACACTGCCGTTCCTTTAAACACCGGGTTGAATATCACAGGAAGGCTGCTGTGGGTTCAGCTTGGGTCACTCCCCCCACTCTGGGACAATGACTGTTGCTCATAGACTGCAGGTCACTCATTGGCTGCACCGCTGTACACTAAGGCATGAGCTGTTCTGTGGACACTCAGTAATCCTACTGACACATACCTGGAAGTAAGGAAGGTTTCTgttcaaaaagaaatgaaaaaattattgtCAGAGCAAACAGAGAATGAATTGCAATAGTGATCTCAGAGTCGGGGAAGCTGGAAAATGAATGGattcttgaaaattttatttagctACATATACACTGTAACTGGGCCTCGTTTGCTTATTTACATGGATTCATGATGAGGGAGGTGCTGAACACGTTTAGGAGGGTTACCTCTCTTCTTATGTCAGCGTATTCACTTTCTCTGTTGCCATATCGCACATAATGAAGTTCTGGAAAGTTCCACCATACAGTCGTAGgagaatgagagtgaaaaaaGTAAACATCAGGACCTTGATAATATCATCGTAAAATAACCGAGAAAGATAACTAATAAAAACGGACATTTAGGAAACCGAGGAAATGAAACCCGATCACGGAAACACCCCCTACAAACACCCCCTACTTTTCCTTGGAGCATATTGCACTACAGATATATTGGAGTTGACAGTGTTCTGCACAGTGGGAAAAATGCTTGATAAACCACAGGACGCCACATGCCCCCCAAGTCGGCAGGGTGCCACCCACCCCAACCTCCAGTGGGGTCCCCTCCCTTGACGAGCCACTGGTCTTTAGGGCCACCTGCAGAGGCTCTGAAGAGAGCCTTTGGGTTTCCCGGGTGCTCAGGTGCTCCTGAGACAGCGCACTTGCTTTTGGCGTACCTGAGGGCGGCATTCGTGCCCTGGGCCTCAGCGAGCTTGCCCATCTTCCCCGGCAGCAGTAGGCGCACGGCCACCTGGATGTCCCGGGAGGTGATGGTCACACGCTTGGCGTAGCGGGCCAGGCGACCAGCCTCGGTGGCGATGCGGTCCAATATGTCATGGACCATAGAGTCCATGACACTCACGGACTCCGGGGAAAGGCTGAGGCCCTGGTGAACCTGCTTCAGCACCTGGGGGAAATAGGCGGCAAAGCTGTTCCCGAAGCTGTCCCTGCGGCGGTTGGCATGGCGCCTGTGGGAACCTCGGAGCCCTCGCGTCTTCTTCTGGACGGTCGCGGAGTTGGCCTCTTTGGGCTCTTGGATGCTCTGGTCTTCCTCAGAGGTCATCTTAGAGGAAGCCTCAGCCATGGCAGAGGCAGCGGCCATTAGATGGCAAGACCAGACAGTGACGGTTGTGGACCAGGGAACGGGGGCACTTTGGTTTGGCCGCGTGGCTCTACGTCACAGTCCAACTCGACATCTGATTGGATGAAGTGTCACCCAGGGAGCCTGTCAACAATCCTCCCTCCATTGAAGGTGATTGGATGATCCTGTTGCTTGGCATCATGTCAGCCAATCACTGAGGGCATCTGCCGGCCTCAGCAGCCCCTGATACCTACCTCAGACAAAGGAAcgcagaggcttgctctgtcgcccaagctggagtgcagtggtgcgatctcagctcattgcaacctctgcctcctggtttcaagcgatgctccctcttcagccacccaagtagcttggactagaggcatgtgccaccacacctgcctaagttttgtgtgtgtgtgtatatatatatgtgtgtgtgtgtgtatatatgtgtgtgtgtgtgtgtgtatgtgtgtgtgtgtgtatatatatgtatacatgaggaaacatgatgaaacatatatatacacatatatatacatatatacacatatatatacatatatacacatacatatatatatatatagtaaaacgtggtttcatcatgtttcctcaggctggtctcgaactcctggactacagcgattctcctgcgttgGCAGGAGATGAAACCAcgttttactatatatatatatatatatatatatatatatatatatatgtatgtgtatatatgtatatatatgtgtatatatgtatatatatgtgtatatatatgtttcatcatgtttcctcatgtatacatatatatacacacacacacacatacacacacacacacacacatatatacacacacacacacatatatatatacacacacacacaaaacttaggcaggtgtggtggcacatgcctctagtccaagctacttgggtggctgaagagggagcatcgcttgaaaccaggaggcagaggttgcaatgagctgagatcgcaccactgcactccagcttgggcgacagagcaagcctctgcgTTCCTTTGTCTGAGGTAGGTATCAGGGGCTGCTGAGGCCGGCAGATGCCCTCAGTGATTGGCTGACATGATGCCAAGCAACAGGATCATCCAATCACCTTCAATGGAGGGAGGATTGTTGACAGGCTCCCTGGGTGACACTTCATCCAATCAGATGTCGAGTTGGACTGTGACGTAGAGCCACGCGGCCAAACCAAAGTGCCCCCGTTCCCTGGTCCACAACCGTCACTGTCTGGTCTTGCCATCTAATGGCCGCTGCCTCTGCCATGGCTGAGGCTTCCTCTAAGATGACCTCTGAGGAAGACCAGAGCATCCAAGAGCCCAAAGAGGCCAACTCCGCGACCGTCCAGAAGAAGACGCGAGGGCTCCGAGGTTCCCACAGGCGCCATGCCAACCGCCGCAGGGACAGCTTCGGGAACAGCTTTGCCGCCTATTTCCCCCAGGTGCTGAAGCAGGTTCACCAGGGCCTCAGCCTTTCCCCGGAGTCCGTGAGTGTCATGGACTCTATGGTCCATGACATATTGGACCGCATCGCCACCGAGGCTGGTCGCCTGGCCCGCTACGCCAAGCGTGTGACCATCACCTCCCGGGACATCCAGGTGGCCGTGCGCCTACTGCTGCCGGGGAAGATGGGCAAGCTCGCTGAGGCCCAGGGCACGAATGCCGCCCTCAGGTACGCCAAAAGCAAGTGCGCTGTCTCAGGAGCACCTGAGCACCCGGGAAACCCAAAGGCTCTCTTCAGAGCCTCTGCAGGTGGCCCTAAAGACCAGTGGCTCGTCAAGGGAGGGGACCCCACTGGAGGTTGGGGTGGGTGGCACCCTGCCGACTTGGGGGGCATGTGGCGTCCTGTGGTTTATCAAGCATTTTTCCCACTGTGCAGAACACTGTCAACTCCAATATATCTGTAGTGCAATATGCTCCAAGGAAAAGTAGGGGGTGTTTGTAGGGGGTGTTTCCGTGATCGGGTTTCATTTCCTCGGTTTCCTAAATGTCCGTTTTTATTAGTTATCTTTCTCGGTTATTTTACGATGATATTATCAAGGTCCTGATGTTTACttttttcactctcattctcCTACGACTGTATGGTGGAACTTTCCAGAACTTCATTATGTGCGATATGGCAACAGAGAAAGTGAATACGCTGACATAAGAAGAGAGGTAACCCTCCTAAACGTGTTCAGCACCTCCCTCATCATGAATCCATGTAAATAAGCAAACGAGGCCCAGTTACAGTGTATATGTagctaaataaaattttcaagaatCCATTCATTTTCCAGCTTCCCCGACTCTGAGATCACTATTGCAATTCATTCTCTGTTTGCTCTGacaataattttttcatttctttttgaacAGAAACCTTCCTTACTTCCAGGTATGTGTCAGTAGGATTACTGAGTGTCCACAGAACAGCTCATGCCTTAGTGTACAGCGGTGCAGCCAATGAGTGACCTGCAGTCTATGAGCAACAGTCATTGTCCCAGAGTGGGGGGAGTGACCCAAGCTGAACCCACAGCAGCCTTCCTGTGATATTCAACCCGGTGTTTAAAGGAACGGCAGTGTGATTCTTTACCTGATGTTTTTGTTTGCAGTGTTTGTAATCATGGTCTTTTAGGGATATGAATCCAAAGCTAAGATTAATCTATGTTCCTTGTCCCTAACATCAAGTCATACAGAGCATTGGCAGCCATTAGTAGAAGTCAGATAACGCTTATTTCCTCAAGAGATTGGCATATTAATATTcttgttaatattaatataggCTACCATTCATTGTTCTCTCTTCTGGGTCCCAAGTCttggtatttttagcatttttttctataaGTGTATTGCTGAATTTCAGAGCAGGTGCTGACTTTCCCATTGCTTTCCTTTTCAATTGATTTCCAGTCCCTAAGGATGTGGACAAGAGAACATACTCTGGGACTGCAACCCACAGGAATTTATTATGTTATGCCTTGAAACTCAATCTATGGCcatttttgttaaatgtttcATGTGAACTTTGAAACATCTCATAAACACCCCTTCTCCTTCATATGTAAAAACCAGTAAAGGATGGCACTCTCAGTCAAACCATGAAACAAAAGCTGGATAAATgccaaaaatcaaaattttcttGAACCCATCCGAAGTGGGAAAGAACCACCCCAGAGGGCCCAACACATAGCCACATAGATTATTCCACCATTTAAAGAGGAATCCTTGGTCAAGAGGGAAATGGGTTCAGGACAGGATAGTAGCCAGATCTTCCCTGAGTGGTGCAGATGGGAAAGGGGGAAGGTCACCTCCAGAGCCCCGCTTGGGATCCACAGAGAAAGGATGTAGAACCAAGAAGTCCCCTCACTGGGAtttgttactttctgtttttccagATTGTTAGAAAAATGTTACGAAAATAGTTGAAGAGAAACGTTATGAAAATAGTTGAAGCTGTGCTTACTGCACAAGGAGACCaagaaaaaccccacaaaatcaGTTGCAAGTAAATCCCTCTGGATGGTGCCGCCAAATGTTCCTACAAGTCCAGAACAACACTTGCCAAACCAAAGAGTCTTGGCAGAACCCTGTTTCTTTGCAGAGACAGAGCTGTGTAGCTGGTCCAAAACACCATATCTCACTCAGTGACTTATTTCTCATTATGCTAATTGTTTTGCTGTAAAGTGCCAATGTTTCTGTGAATTAAGACCTACGAATAAATTTCTGAAGTTACCCTTGCATATGTGTGTAATTAGACAAgtccttttgagaaaccaaatcCATTGGGATATTTTACCCTGGAATATGTGTTTTCCCTTTGTAAATTCAGAAATCAAAGAGGGCCATTAGTAAAAcagggtcaacaatgaaatctgACTTGCTTGTGGGGAGTGAAGAGTGAGGGGGCAAGGGGACTGACACCGGTGAATtataggaagaaagaggaaaggggtGGATTGATGTGAAGATTGGAAGCGGAAGCTCACACATTTGATACAGCATTTCTGTGGGTGACTGAGTGGAAGGGGAACCTAGTGAGCAGTCGTGCTGTCATGCTGTGACTTAAGGAAACACAAACTACGGGAAAGAGCTTAACTGCCCAAACAACAAATAAGAAGTATCAATGTAGGGAAAATAGCATGAATGGGATAAAGATAGTCCAGTCAAGCATTTGATCAGCCTTCCCTGTAAGCTGGagttcatttgaaaatataagcAAGGACCCAAACCCGGCACAGAGAAAACTACTCCTCAAAAAGTTTAAGGAACAATGCCTATTCTAGGTTCCCTCGTAATGAAATCTCACTTGTTTAGATTTGTCTGATTCTGCTCTTCTTCAGGCTAGAATCTTTTGTTTAAGAAAACCTTCATGACTGTCCTCTATGCATCATGGGGATGATGGAATGCTGTCCAGTGGAGCAGCACAAGCTCCACTCGGATCCGTGTCAGCCAGGGAGGCACCGGCAGCCGAGGAGCCACAGCCCAATGTGTGATCAGGTTTCCTGGTCTGAACTAGGAAGAGTTAGTTGTCCAGGGATGTTCAATGGGAGTTGAAGGGGAAACCTGTGATTAGATGGGTGTACTTCTTTGGTTCTTCGATGGGTTGTATGCTTTTAATGCTGTTGATGGAGGTGTATTCTGTTAGTTTTCTAGGGCCgctgaaaaatattccagagACTGGCTGACATAAACACTACGTATTTTTTATCTCACAGTTCGGGATACCAATTGTCACCTTTTTGTAAGGAGACCAATCCTGTTGCGTAGAGTTAACCCTTATAACTTCACTGTAACCAGATGACCTGTGTAGAGACtctctccaaataaggtcacattctttttttttttttttttttttttgttaccaaTTTGTTACAAAATTTATTACAGTTTGATTACAAATTTATTACAAAagttatggttccatatgaagaaGAGTgaattgttcttttgttttttttttcttttcttttcttttttattattattatactttaagttccagggtacatgtgcataacgtgcaggtttgttacatatgtatacttgtgccatgttggcgtgctgcacccatcaactcgtcagcacccatcaactcgtcatttacatcaggtataactcccaatgcaataaataaggtcacattctaaaACACTGGGGGCCAGGAGTTCTACCTGtgaattttagggagacacaaCTCCATCCATACTAGTATATCATCTGCATCCACTCAGCAGCACAAATTAACGTCCTCacatagaaaatacatttatttcatcaCTATATCCCCAAAGACTTAACTCACTCCAACGTCAATTCTCCAATATCTCACTTGATAAACTTCTATATCTGGAATGGGTGAGTCTCCAGGTATGACTCATGCTGAGACGGGAATTTTCTCCACCACTGCACCTCTGAAGCTAGACAAGGTATCTGCTTCTGAAAGACAATTGTGGGACAGGTACCGGATAGGGCTTATCATACCAAAAGTAAGAAATCTGAAAAACTACCGAAGTTCATGGACCCTAAGCACTGTGGAAACCTAGTGGGAGCAAATTCCGTTATATTCTAAGGATGGAAGAGATTCTTCTTGGGCTCAATGCTCTGTCCTTGAGGCCCAATGGGGTAACAGCTTCACACCCTAAGCCCTGGGCAGCGGGGTGGGGGctctccctccagcctgggctgcttCAGCCCATCCCTCTGAAACCGAGGAGGTGGGACAAATGCCTGGAACTCAGGAGGTGACCTCCGTTTCTGGGACCAAGAGAGAGATGTCCCAGTCCCCTAGTAATGTGCCCCTGGTTCTTGGGGGAAGTGAAGGCCACGCCAACCTCTGATCCAACTTTGGAGTCCTACTTCCCCGTCTCGAAAATGAAGAAATGGTCACAGCTGGGTACCTCAGTCAGTCCCTTTCTTGCAGGTACAATCCAGGAACTCCAACAGCCTCCTTTCATTTCATCCCATTTTTGTCCCCGTTCAGTCCAGTCTGGCAACGTTTTTCTGGtataaaactctcaaaaaatcGTTGGCTTCCCATGGAATACACATGAGTCCAGGCCATCAGACAAGAAGTTGTCTACAGATCTTCCTTGAATATCCATATCTCCCATATCTGAATTCCTAACTTCTGTGGAGATGGTTGATTGGATCCGTGAGACACATGCCTCTCCTCTTAGGCTAATGGTTTTCCAGGCACACCCTCGCACCTGTTTCCAGGGCCAGTTATCTGCATACTTCGAGTGCCTTCTGAATCATCCAATGCTGGCTCCCTTTTCCTCCGTGCTTCCTTGGCtaatttctccctcttctctcccctttacTATATGCATCTAACAGTAACCAGTTCAAATCCTAAACACTTCACTCAGGTGGCAATGTATTGGCCAAGACTCCCCCTGGTCCTCCTAAGTTTCGCTGAAAACTCAAGTAACAAAAGGCAGATCCGTAGGACATAAGGCATACCAGCTCATTCGAGTGCATCCCCAGGAGCCTTTAGTGTTAATAGCCGAAGATACATGGGAAATGATCTATTTTTATGCCTGGACTCAAAGGAGTACGGACAGTTGTGTAGAAATATGATGGGACAAAAAGGCTATGATCTCATGCTAATAGATGGAGTGGGGGAAACCTGGCAAGGCCGGTCCTTCTAGACTCTGCTTGGCCTATCTGAGCACACAGTCATTCCTCCCAGATACGGGGCAGGATTCTCTCTGGAATGGGAGTCTTGTGACTTCCATTCAAACAAGATAGGTTAGATCATTTCTTCATGAACAGTTTTTacatgaaaatgtgaaaatattacaaaattagaaaaaagagctTCTGGTTTCTCAGGCCCATCTTCGGGAAGAGAGATTCTGGTCTCTCTGTTTAGCCCCCACAGCTGAATGGGACTGAGAGACGGGAGGACCAAGAACGTCAGAGAAAATCTTTTTCACCTGAAACTACTTCTGAACCCCTCATTTTGGAGTATAGTGCCCTGAGCTCCAACACTAGAAATCAGCTACATGTGCAAGTTCATCACTTACAATTTCTACTTTCCTCAAAGACACTCAGAACATAATACAGCCCAAACCTTTGCCACTGTAAAACTAGGATCGCCTTTTCTCATGCTTCCAATAACCTCTTCCTAGTCTCTGTCTGAAAACACACCACAAGCACCTTTAACACACATTTTGGCGATCATGATATATGTATTCTCTAAGTCTGAGATCCTTTCTCTACAACAAAGAATTCTTTCTTAGCCCTCGTTTCAGTTGCATTTGGTGTTCATATTTCCCCCTGCCGTTTCCTAAAGGCACTCTAGGCTTCTTGTGTCATGCACGTCAAAATGCTTCCAGCCTGTATGCATTACCTAGTTCCAAGGCCTCTTCCAATCTTTCGGATGTTCTTTATCACATCATGCCACTGCTTGGCAACAGAATCTCTAGTAGTTTGCTAGGGCTATTCtgacaaaataacaaaaacctgGCAgcataaacagcagaaatttattgtaCACGTTTTggcaggctggaagtccaaatCAAAGCACCAGctgggttggttccttctgagtaGTAAGAGGGAAGGAACTCTTCCAGGAatctttccttggcttgtaaatGGCCCACTTCTCCCCATGCCACTTCACATTTTCTTCCCTGGACACATGTCTCTGTGCCTGAATTTCCCCTTTTGGTATGCACAATGCATTCAAGTCATTTTGGTTAGAGCACACCCTAATGAATATAATTGAACTTGAGTACCCCAGTAAAGGACCTACCTTCAAGTAGGAGAGAGATGAGGGGTCAGGAGTCTAATAGATGTATTGGGGACTGAGGGATtttaggttgcacactccttatggaATTCTTATGACTGATGACCTGTCACTGTCCCCCATCACCCCGATATGGGACCGCCCAGTTGCAGGAAAAcaggctcagggctcccactgattctcaGTTATGGTGAGTTGTAATGTGTACTTCGTTACAcattacaatataataataataggcatAAAATGCACAATAAGTGCAATGCACTTGagtcatcccaaaaccatccccccaaTGCCgttctgtggaaaaattgtctttcctgaAACCGGTCACTGGcgccagaaaggttggggaccgctggtCTAGCTAGCACGTGCCGGCAAACTGCAATGCCACGAGTCATTTGTTATCTTAGCCTATGTCTGGGAACAGGGGCAATATTTGAAATTACTTCTCCTCTGAAGAGGGTATGGCATCCAGTCACTATTGAACTTCAGTACACTATTGAGAATTCTGATTGTCAATGGCCAACAGATTGAATTAACCTTCTGTGTTATATTAAAAGGAATTTTGAGATTTCTCATCCTAACCGATTGAtaaaaaaaggttaaatatataaaaagacacaTCATGGTGTGGCAGGTCGCCTTAAAACTTGGCTTGacaaaagtgaagagcaaaaaatCAGACCAAAACAAAGATAACCTCCTGTGTCTGCTCAAACTGCCCCATGTGGGAATAACAACAAAAGCCACTCACTCCACCTTGCGCCCTTCGAGTTCAAATTCTGCACTTCTGCCTCGATGCCGTGGGTTGTTGCATTGCTGGTCAGGAAACCAGACCCTCTTCGTTGGATATTGGCGTGACGTTTGAGGAGTATCGATTTCTTATTGACCCTTTTCcctttcttggatttcttttgacttcctgtcttccttcacCTGCAATGGGGGCACATGAGACCCTTTGGCTTTCATGTGGAGATAGCTGAGAATCTAAGACCCTAGAAAATTTGGTGGGAGAAATATGTCGGATGTATCCTCTCAAAGGCTAGcaaaactttcttttctctttgagcTGTCTCTGGGGTTTGGGGCAATTCTTGTCCTGGTGAAATCTACTTTCCACCTCTTTGGAGACACCTCATGCATCCTTGGTTGTGTCATAATCTTGGTGAAACTTAACTGAAAAGGTACTTTTactttacagaaaacaaaacaaacaagaaaaggtCAAAACCCAGACATATCAGCtgcttgtctttttcttctgcttgtgaGCCATAGTGGCGTCGGCCGCTTTGGGCTCCTTGGCGCTCAGGCCTTTGTCGGAGGTCGTCTCAGAGGAAGGCTCAGCCATCTCGGAGGCAACTGCCAGTGGATGTGAGGAAAAGACAATGACGGTTGACCACCAGCGGGAGGGTCTATTGTAGTCACCGCATGGCTGACATCACGGGCCACCAACTCCACATCTGATGGAATGAATTGCCAGGCAGGGAGCCTATCAGCAAACCTCCTAGGCTCGGAGGCGATTTGATGGTCCCGTTGCTTGGGAATCACACTGGGTGTCTGTTGACCTGCTCCTGGACACTAACCTGCCGCAGAGCAAATGCCCAACacacttttaatatattttttatttttttatggtagggtctcactttgtcacatggccagggtgcagtggcgccatctcggctcactgcagcctcgacctcctgggttcaagcgattttcctacctcagcctcacaataagctgggactgcaggcatgtgttACTGCCCctggctatttgtgtgtgtgtgtactcttgtatttttggtagagtcgggtttctccatggtgcccaggctgatctcgaactccaggactcaagtgatccacctgcctcagactccatcCCACTTCTTGAGATGCTGCTGGGTGGCACACACAAAGCATGTGTGTAAGAAGAGGTCCTTTACTCTCTGGGTCAAAGTGGTAGGCTCTCGAATGGTTTTCCATTGGACCTATTGCTAGCAGGGTGACCTCTCCCATTTGGTGGATCCTCCTTCTCCATGCTGCAGTGATTGCCCTTAAGTGGCATGAAGTTTCTAACCATTATAGACGCTCTTTCTCCCTCCTGGGGCTCTGGCCATACATAAGCAGACACACAGAACGACAGTAAGGAGAATATGGGGAATCGGTACTTGTTAATAGGCACTTGACTAGAACCTGGTCTCAGTAGCTGAACCTCCAGATTTGGGGCCCACGAGTGTTCCGAATTCCCTCATCAACCTCCTCTTTCAGGGCTCCCCTAAAATCTGACACTCCAGTGACAATCCATCCATCTGTAGGGAGCCTACGACAGCACACATCTCAGCGTCCTAGAGAGGACAGGTTTCAGGTCACCGGAGGAATTTAGGGAGTGAGAACTGCAGGAGCGACCTTATCCCACGCTGTTTCAACAAGCCCTGTGGGCCAATGGCCATGGCCCAGGAGCCGCAGGGTCTTCATGGACTGAGCCAGTGGAGAGTGGGTCTTGGACTCCTCTGATTGCACTTTTCCATCATCCCAACGATGTGGTAGTTTTAAGTCATGAAGACGGGCATTTCTAGAGAGAAGAGACTACAACCTGGGAAAGAACAGACAGAATCAGAAATATTAGAACTAGTTACAGTAACAACTTCAGTTTCTAGGGAGCTTGGAGGGGTATTGGCTCTTGAACTGTGTGATGTACTTATGTcatcaaaaacaaatacattctAAGGATGGGTGACTGCTAagatacttatttattttttatatattatatatatttacatgttttatatatttttgcattatatatatatatatttatatttatattttgtatgtgtgtgtgtgtgtgtcttttttgtaACGTacaatctcactttgtcacccgggctgcagtgcaatgacgccatctcgcctcactgtagcctg harbors:
- the H2BW2B gene encoding histone H2B type F-M-like, translating into MAAASAMAEASSKMTSEEDQSIQEPKEANSATVQKKTRGLRGSHRRHANRRRDSFGNSFAAYFPQVLKQVHQGLSLSPESVSVMDSMVHDILDRIATEAGRLARYAKRVTITSRDIQVAVRLLLPGKMGKLAEAQGTNAALRTSLCAIWQQRK